From a single Mus musculus strain C57BL/6J chromosome 12, GRCm38.p6 C57BL/6J genomic region:
- the Eif2b2 gene encoding translation initiation factor eIF-2B subunit beta → MPGAAAKGSELSERIEGFVETLKRGGGQRSSEDMARETLGLLRRLITDHHWNNAGDLMDLIRREGRRMTAAQPSETTVGNMVRRVLKIIREEYGRLHGRSDESDQQESLHKLLTSGGLSEDFSFHFAPLKANIIEAINELLVELEGTMENIAAQALEHIHSNEVIMTIGYSRTVEAFLKEAARKRKFHVIVAECAPFCQGHEMAVNLSKEGIETTVMTDAAIFAVMSRVNKVIIGTKTILANGSLRAVAGTHTLALAAKHHSTPLIVCAPMFKLSPQFPSEEDSFHKFVAPEEVLPFTEGDILEKVSVHCPVFDYVPPDLITLFISNIGGNAPSYIYRLMSELYHPDDHVL, encoded by the exons ATGCCGGGTGCCGCGGCGAAGGGCTCGGAGTTGTCCGAGAGGATCGAAGGCTTCGTGGAGACTCTGAAGCGAGGTGGCGGGCAGCGCAGCTCGGAGGACATGGCTCGGGAGACCCTGGGGCTGCTGCGCCGGCTTATCACGGACCACCACTGGAACAACGCGG GGGACCTTATGGATTTGATCCGCAGAGAGGGCAGGAGGATGACGGCTGCGCAGCCCTCCGAGACCACCGTGGGAAATATGGTGCGGAGAGTCCTCAAGATCATCCGGGAGGAGTATGGCAG ACTGCACGGGCGCAGTGACGAGAGCGATCAGCAGGAGTCCCTGCACAAACTCTTGACATCCGGAGGCCTGAGCGAGGATTTCAGCTTCCATTTTGCCCCACTTAAGGCCAACATCATTGAGGCGATTAATGAGCTGCTGGTGGAACTGG AAGGCACAATGGAGAACATTGCCGCCCAGGCTCTGGAGCACATCCACTCCAACGAGGTGATCATGACCATTGGCTACTCTAGGACAGTTGAGGCCTTCCTTAAAGAGGCGGCCCGGAAGAGGAAGTTCCACGTTATTGTTGCAGAGTGCGCTCCTTTCTGCCAG GGACATGAAATGGCCGTCAATTTGTCCAAAGAAGGTATCGAGACAACTGTCATGACTGATGCCGCCATTTTTGCTGTTATGTCGAGAGTCAACAAG GTGATCATTGGCACGAAGACTATCCTGGCCAACGGTTCCCTGAGGGCAGTGGCAGGAACACACACCCTGGCCCTGGCAGCGAAACACCACTCCACGCCTCTCATCGTCTGCGCCCCCATGTTTAAGCTGTCCCCTCAG tTCCCCAGTGAAGAAGATTCCTTTCACAAGTTTGTGGCTCCTGAAGAAGTCCTTCCTTTCACagaag GAGACATTCTGGAGAAGGTCAGCGTCCACTGTCCTGTGTTTGACTACGTGCCCCCCGACCTCATTACCCTCTTTATCTCCAACATTGGCGGGAACGCACCATCCTACATCTACCGCCTGATGAGCGAGCTCTATCATCCTGATGACCACGTCCTCTGA